One window from the genome of Alkalihalobacillus sp. LMS6 encodes:
- the speD gene encoding adenosylmethionine decarboxylase → MDTMGRHVISELWGCDTEKLNNMEFIEKVFVNAALKAGAEVREVAFHKFAPQGVSGVVIISESHLTIHSFPEHGYASIDVYTCGPIIDPNVAATFIAEELGAKTSEVVEIPRGMGPIKIDKKMEMSESAR, encoded by the coding sequence ATGGATACAATGGGTCGTCATGTCATTTCCGAGCTTTGGGGTTGTGACACTGAGAAATTAAACAACATGGAATTTATCGAAAAAGTATTTGTTAATGCCGCTTTGAAAGCAGGAGCAGAAGTAAGAGAAGTCGCGTTTCATAAGTTTGCTCCACAAGGTGTTAGTGGGGTTGTGATTATCTCCGAATCACATTTAACCATTCATAGCTTTCCAGAGCACGGCTACGCAAGTATTGATGTGTATACATGTGGTCCAATTATTGATCCTAACGTTGCTGCTACATTTATTGCAGAAGAGTTAGGTGCGAAGACGAGCGAAGTAGTAGAGATTCCTCGTGGAATGGGTCCAATTAAAATCGACAAGAAAATGGAAATGAGCGAAAGTGCTCGTTAA
- the mqnC gene encoding cyclic dehypoxanthinyl futalosine synthase translates to MSVDAILERAVNGERISMADAVELYKCDDLDKLGRAADTIMKQWHPEPVTTFVIGRNVNYTNFCDTYCSFCAFYRPPNHKDGYVLDDEVIFQKIKETEDVGGTEILMQGGTNPNLKLDYYTDLLKGIKERFPNIWMHSFSPAEIWKIADVMDMTVEDVLRELHEAGLDSMPGGGAEILTEETRMRVSRLKVTADQWLEAMKAAKKVGMFGSATMVIGFGESFEERALHLQRVRDAQDETGCFTAFISWLLQPENTGLKRLEKLTPEDYLKNVAISRIFLDNIANFQSSWVTMGPEVGKKSLHFGCNDFGSTMMEENVVSAANTTHKVNSNLTLKLIREAGKIPAQRNTKYDVLHRFEGDEKVDKDFVMQN, encoded by the coding sequence ATGAGTGTAGATGCGATTTTAGAAAGAGCAGTAAATGGTGAGCGCATATCTATGGCAGACGCCGTAGAACTATATAAATGTGATGACTTAGATAAACTAGGCCGAGCGGCTGACACAATTATGAAACAATGGCACCCTGAGCCTGTCACAACATTTGTTATTGGACGAAACGTCAATTATACAAATTTCTGTGATACATATTGTTCATTTTGCGCGTTCTATCGTCCTCCAAATCATAAGGATGGCTACGTTCTTGATGATGAAGTGATTTTTCAAAAGATCAAAGAAACGGAAGATGTTGGCGGTACAGAAATTTTGATGCAAGGTGGTACCAACCCGAATTTAAAACTTGATTATTATACAGATCTGTTAAAAGGAATTAAAGAACGGTTTCCAAACATTTGGATGCATTCCTTCTCACCGGCTGAAATTTGGAAGATAGCCGACGTCATGGATATGACTGTGGAGGATGTGTTACGTGAACTGCATGAAGCCGGCTTAGATTCAATGCCTGGTGGAGGCGCGGAAATTCTAACGGAAGAAACGAGAATGCGCGTAAGCCGTTTAAAAGTAACAGCGGATCAGTGGCTTGAAGCGATGAAAGCAGCGAAAAAGGTCGGCATGTTTGGTTCGGCAACAATGGTCATTGGATTTGGAGAATCGTTTGAAGAGCGAGCGCTTCATTTACAGCGTGTTCGCGATGCACAAGACGAAACAGGCTGCTTTACAGCATTTATTTCTTGGTTGCTTCAACCAGAAAATACAGGGTTAAAGCGTTTAGAGAAATTGACGCCTGAAGATTACTTAAAGAACGTTGCGATTTCACGAATCTTCCTTGATAACATTGCCAATTTCCAATCTTCATGGGTAACGATGGGGCCCGAAGTAGGGAAAAAATCGCTTCACTTTGGATGCAATGATTTTGGAAGCACAATGATGGAAGAAAACGTTGTTTCAGCAGCAAATACAACCCACAAAGTGAATTCCAACTTAACGTTAAAACTAATACGCGAAGCAGGGAAAATTCCAGCTCAACGTAATACGAAGTACGACGTCCTTCATCGATTTGAAGGGGACGAAAAGGTTGATAAAGATTTCGTCATGCAAAATTAA
- a CDS encoding DUF1499 domain-containing protein — protein sequence MKALGVRDTFNRVFSTRTETGEIHPNKELQTRYYKTTKDKAMAAIEELLKKRGFLIKRSEEERGEIVGQSAKGKKVLIVVSVITVKPFRTAVDFSCATDTALPSDFGSSRKLTLSLYQELDNTLPYIGSALGSELL from the coding sequence ATGAAGGCTTTGGGCGTTCGGGATACGTTCAATCGAGTATTTAGTACAAGAACAGAAACAGGGGAAATCCATCCAAACAAAGAATTGCAAACACGTTACTATAAAACCACAAAAGATAAGGCGATGGCAGCAATTGAAGAGTTGTTAAAAAAACGCGGCTTTCTCATAAAACGAAGTGAAGAGGAACGTGGTGAAATCGTTGGGCAATCAGCCAAAGGAAAAAAAGTGTTGATTGTCGTCTCTGTTATCACCGTTAAACCGTTTCGCACGGCTGTTGATTTTTCGTGCGCAACAGATACAGCTCTTCCAAGTGATTTTGGAAGTAGTAGAAAACTGACTCTTTCATTGTATCAGGAATTAGACAATACGCTGCCTTATATTGGATCTGCGCTTGGAAGTGAATTACTGTAA
- the dnaI gene encoding primosomal protein DnaI yields MDSIQNAFASMDKNGRLQKQIAEQKRRVTTSKPVQSFLREQHEITEDMIDRGLSKLYEFKKERENCEACPGLDKCPNMMQGYRPTVYVERGGLELTYSKCPLKIDDEEKNKQQKLIQSFYIPKDVLEATFDHIDQDAARTKAITAAIKFAAQAQPGEHGEGLYLYGKFGVGKSYLLGAIANDLKENGVKSFLIYTPDFFREMKGAIGDGTFQEKLEAVRTAPVLMLDDIGAETTTAWTRDEILGPILQYRMSERLPTVFTSNYDYDELETQLAYSDKGGTEELKAKRIMERIKHYTTFVEVEGRNRRS; encoded by the coding sequence ATGGATTCCATACAAAATGCGTTTGCTTCAATGGACAAAAATGGACGACTTCAAAAGCAAATTGCGGAGCAAAAGCGGCGTGTCACAACGTCTAAACCGGTTCAATCCTTTTTACGAGAACAACATGAAATTACCGAAGACATGATTGATCGTGGCTTAAGTAAGCTATATGAATTTAAGAAAGAGCGAGAGAACTGTGAAGCTTGTCCGGGTTTAGATAAGTGTCCTAATATGATGCAAGGATATCGCCCTACAGTTTATGTGGAAAGAGGCGGTCTTGAACTCACGTATTCAAAGTGTCCACTTAAAATCGACGACGAAGAAAAAAATAAGCAACAAAAGCTAATCCAGTCGTTTTATATTCCCAAGGATGTGTTGGAAGCGACATTTGACCACATTGATCAAGATGCGGCTCGAACAAAAGCGATTACAGCGGCAATTAAGTTTGCGGCACAAGCACAACCTGGAGAACATGGAGAAGGGCTATATTTATACGGCAAATTTGGTGTTGGAAAATCTTATCTTTTAGGCGCTATTGCAAATGATTTAAAAGAAAATGGCGTTAAAAGCTTTTTGATCTACACACCTGATTTCTTCAGGGAGATGAAAGGTGCGATTGGAGACGGTACTTTTCAAGAAAAACTTGAAGCCGTTCGGACAGCACCTGTTTTAATGCTAGATGATATTGGTGCAGAAACAACAACAGCGTGGACGCGAGATGAAATATTAGGACCGATTCTTCAATACCGTATGTCAGAACGTCTGCCAACGGTTTTTACATCAAATTATGATTACGATGAATTAGAGACACAGCTTGCTTACTCAGATAAAGGTGGAACAGAAGAGTTGAAGGCAAAGCGAATCATGGAACGAATTAAGCATTACACAACGTTTGTTGAAGTGGAAGGAAGAAATCGGCGTAGCTAA
- the ytxC gene encoding sporulation protein YtxC, protein MLAIYVKEEKSRQRLYMKMAQSMGELMKLGLEATVEQSEENKMVLSFIEKDPDLTESYQCFLAALLTEDVLATYESGWLTEVASESYESCEEERKQIVAIAQSILNGDREDLLCKQLASNRCRALYKAFFQQLLSEEPLYYEAFLTFRIKEYTEFLMDCIELAIDEYCSEQEHQTTVDAIRQTVALQKTKQSVIYLVHNETFRIYDDYFRELTADECQFYITESLENDAFVGKMEQLILSLIEMSPEYIYVFTKQPDHHTILLIQTIYQERLKIYPLERYVSTTLDPV, encoded by the coding sequence TTGCTTGCCATTTATGTTAAAGAAGAAAAAAGTCGTCAAAGGCTTTATATGAAGATGGCTCAATCAATGGGGGAATTAATGAAACTTGGATTAGAGGCGACGGTTGAACAGAGTGAAGAAAATAAAATGGTTCTGTCCTTTATAGAGAAAGACCCGGATCTCACAGAGTCCTATCAATGTTTTCTGGCGGCTCTGTTAACAGAAGATGTTTTGGCAACGTATGAATCAGGTTGGTTAACGGAGGTAGCAAGTGAGAGTTACGAATCGTGTGAAGAAGAGCGCAAACAAATTGTTGCCATTGCACAATCAATCTTGAACGGGGATCGGGAGGACTTACTTTGTAAGCAGCTTGCGAGTAATCGTTGTAGAGCGTTGTACAAAGCGTTTTTTCAACAACTGCTGTCTGAAGAGCCGCTTTATTATGAAGCCTTTCTTACCTTTCGAATAAAAGAATACACGGAATTCTTAATGGATTGTATTGAGCTAGCAATTGATGAATATTGCTCAGAGCAAGAGCATCAAACCACGGTTGATGCGATTCGCCAAACTGTCGCGTTACAAAAGACGAAACAGTCTGTTATTTATTTAGTACATAATGAAACGTTTCGAATTTATGATGACTATTTTCGAGAGTTAACAGCAGACGAGTGCCAGTTTTACATTACGGAATCGCTTGAAAATGATGCGTTCGTAGGGAAGATGGAACAACTTATTTTATCACTAATTGAAATGTCCCCTGAATACATCTACGTTTTCACAAAACAACCGGACCACCACACCATTTTGCTTATTCAAACCATCTATCAAGAACGATTGAAAATTTATCCGCTCGAACGATATGTTTCAACAACGCTCGATCCTGTTTAG
- a CDS encoding replication initiation and membrane attachment family protein, with the protein MSGHWKEVLPVDSYCIRLADFITEVDAHVLTLLYQPLIGADAVGLFKSLVAQLPNGVYEGDFHTHQHLSLMVGLSMSDLLEARKKLEAIDLMRTYQRKSSSKRAFIYEIQPPMKPHQFFNDDVLSVFLYNKLGKNGYRGIKERFSLKQIESDAFEEVTVAFSDVFASFQHSEMQPALRNRQGDAEHAHLAIIGKDKQGLSFHTFDHDLMKQSLSSYVVPKDVLTKERLQLIEKLAFVYQIEPLTMANLVERSIVNDELDAKNLRKTVQNWYKLESSAVAPALGLKTQPVAKRTVQAEPQSEEERVVKFYEETAPLTLLELRQEGAVVSPPDLKIIEELMVDYLLNPGVVNVLIDYNLFQNDMKLSKLFMQKIAGHWKRKKIGTVPDAIHLVKTDKQKKKEGQANAASGRRNKRQDQLPKWLVQEKNDEKKQEMKKDTITQKEKASGTADTQELADLMAERNRRRAQKGEY; encoded by the coding sequence GTGTCTGGACACTGGAAAGAAGTCTTACCAGTTGACTCCTATTGTATAAGGCTAGCGGACTTTATTACGGAGGTGGACGCCCATGTGCTCACCTTACTTTATCAACCTTTAATTGGAGCAGATGCCGTTGGTCTCTTTAAAAGTCTTGTTGCGCAATTGCCAAACGGAGTCTATGAGGGTGATTTTCATACCCATCAACATTTAAGTTTAATGGTCGGACTCTCGATGTCTGATTTGCTTGAAGCCCGAAAAAAACTAGAAGCTATCGATTTAATGAGAACGTATCAACGAAAATCTTCTTCAAAGCGTGCCTTTATTTATGAGATCCAACCACCGATGAAGCCGCATCAATTTTTTAATGATGATGTGCTAAGTGTGTTTCTTTACAATAAATTAGGGAAAAATGGGTATCGAGGGATTAAAGAACGATTTAGCTTAAAGCAAATAGAGAGTGACGCGTTTGAAGAAGTAACAGTGGCGTTTTCCGATGTATTTGCATCGTTCCAACACTCAGAGATGCAACCAGCTTTAAGAAATCGACAAGGTGATGCAGAGCATGCCCATCTGGCTATTATAGGAAAAGACAAGCAAGGATTATCCTTTCATACATTTGATCATGATTTAATGAAACAATCGTTATCAAGCTACGTTGTTCCAAAAGATGTGCTGACAAAAGAGCGATTGCAGCTTATTGAAAAACTGGCATTTGTTTATCAAATTGAGCCCCTTACAATGGCGAATCTTGTGGAGCGATCCATCGTAAACGATGAGCTAGATGCGAAAAATCTTCGCAAGACCGTACAGAACTGGTATAAACTTGAGAGTAGTGCGGTTGCACCGGCGCTTGGTTTAAAGACCCAACCTGTAGCAAAGCGAACGGTTCAGGCCGAACCCCAGTCTGAAGAAGAACGAGTGGTTAAATTTTACGAAGAAACCGCTCCTCTTACTTTATTAGAATTAAGGCAAGAAGGAGCGGTCGTTTCGCCGCCAGATTTAAAGATTATTGAAGAGCTCATGGTTGATTATTTGCTGAATCCTGGTGTTGTTAACGTCTTAATTGACTACAATTTATTTCAAAACGATATGAAATTGTCCAAGCTTTTTATGCAAAAGATTGCAGGTCATTGGAAGCGGAAAAAAATTGGTACTGTGCCGGATGCGATTCATCTTGTGAAAACCGATAAGCAGAAGAAGAAAGAAGGCCAAGCAAACGCGGCTTCTGGAAGACGGAACAAACGTCAAGATCAATTGCCAAAATGGTTGGTACAAGAAAAAAATGATGAAAAAAAGCAAGAGATGAAAAAAGATACAATCACTCAGAAAGAAAAAGCGAGCGGCACTGCTGATACGCAAGAGCTTGCAGATCTAATGGCTGAACGTAATCGACGCCGAGCGCAGAAGGGAGAGTATTAA
- the nrdR gene encoding transcriptional regulator NrdR has translation MRCPKCHHNGTRVLDSRPSDESRSIKRRRECEQCMQRFTTFETVEETPLLVIKKDGMREEFSKEKILRGLVRACEKRPVPIETLEDIVVNVERQLRDDGKKEVQSEDVGELVMGYLAEIDDVAYVRFASVYRQFKDINVFIKELTDLMNKG, from the coding sequence ATGCGCTGTCCCAAATGTCACCATAATGGTACACGGGTACTAGATTCAAGACCAAGTGACGAAAGTCGCTCCATCAAACGAAGACGAGAATGTGAGCAATGTATGCAGCGTTTTACAACCTTTGAAACGGTTGAGGAGACGCCTTTACTTGTCATAAAAAAAGACGGGATGCGTGAAGAGTTTAGTAAAGAAAAAATTCTTAGAGGACTCGTGCGCGCGTGTGAAAAACGTCCTGTCCCAATTGAAACACTAGAAGACATCGTCGTAAACGTAGAAAGACAATTACGTGATGACGGCAAGAAAGAAGTTCAAAGTGAAGATGTTGGAGAACTCGTTATGGGGTATTTGGCAGAAATCGATGATGTTGCTTATGTAAGATTTGCATCTGTCTATAGGCAATTTAAAGATATTAATGTTTTTATTAAAGAACTAACAGATTTAATGAACAAAGGATAA
- the thrS gene encoding threonine--tRNA ligase: MADMEFVFPDGAKKSFPEGTSTEDIAASISPGLKKKALAGKINGELIDLKTPLPHSGDIEIVTPPSDDALEIMRHSTAHLMAQAVKRLFPNVKLGVGPVIEGGFYYDIDADESITAEDLPKIEKEMKKIVAENLEIVREVVSRDEAIARFKEINDPYKLELIEAIPENEDVTIYKQGEFFDLCRGIHIPSTNKVKEFKLLSTAGAYWRGDSKNKMLQRIYGTAFFNKEDLKAHLHMLEEAKERDHRKLGKELGIFALSQKVGQGLPMWLPKGATIRRIIERYIVDKEERLGYQHVYTPILGSSELYKTSGHWEHYSDDMFPPMEMDNETLVLRPMNCPHHMMIYKQDMRSYRQLPLRIAELGMMHRYEMSGAVSGLQRVRGMTLNDAHIFCRPDQIKDEFVRVVRLVQEVYKDFGLENYSFRLSYRDPEDKEKYFDDDEMWNKAQSMLKEAMDTLGADYYEAIGEAAFYGPKLDVQVKTALGKEETLSTVQLDFLLPERFDLTYVGEDGKQHRPVVVHRGVVSTMERFVAFLLEEYKGALPTWLAPVQVQLIPVSNEAHLDYTKDVQETLQAAGVRVEIDDRDEKLGYKIRESQMQKIPYMLVLGDKEVEANSVNIRKYGENESTSTSLNQFVQMIQSEARK; the protein is encoded by the coding sequence ATGGCAGACATGGAGTTTGTATTCCCCGACGGAGCGAAAAAGTCGTTTCCAGAAGGAACATCAACAGAAGATATTGCGGCTTCGATAAGTCCAGGTTTAAAGAAAAAAGCGTTAGCAGGAAAGATTAACGGTGAATTAATTGATTTAAAAACTCCGTTACCTCATAGTGGGGACATTGAAATTGTGACACCACCATCTGATGATGCACTAGAAATTATGCGTCACAGTACGGCCCACTTAATGGCTCAAGCGGTTAAGCGTCTTTTTCCAAATGTAAAACTAGGCGTCGGTCCGGTCATTGAAGGTGGCTTTTATTACGATATAGATGCAGATGAATCCATTACAGCTGAAGACTTGCCTAAAATTGAAAAAGAGATGAAGAAAATTGTTGCTGAGAATCTCGAGATTGTACGGGAAGTAGTTAGTCGTGATGAAGCCATTGCTCGATTCAAAGAAATAAACGATCCCTATAAGCTGGAGTTAATTGAAGCCATTCCAGAAAATGAAGATGTAACGATTTATAAGCAAGGAGAATTTTTTGACTTATGTAGAGGGATTCATATTCCGTCTACAAATAAAGTGAAAGAATTTAAATTGCTTTCTACTGCGGGCGCATACTGGCGTGGAGATTCGAAAAATAAAATGCTACAGCGAATTTATGGCACGGCGTTCTTTAACAAAGAAGACTTAAAAGCGCACTTGCACATGCTTGAAGAAGCAAAAGAGCGCGACCATCGCAAATTAGGAAAAGAGCTTGGGATTTTTGCATTATCGCAAAAAGTGGGACAAGGTTTACCGATGTGGTTACCAAAAGGAGCAACCATCCGTCGAATTATTGAGCGCTATATTGTTGATAAGGAAGAACGTCTTGGGTATCAGCACGTCTACACACCTATACTTGGTTCTTCAGAACTTTATAAAACGTCAGGACACTGGGAGCACTACAGCGACGATATGTTTCCGCCGATGGAAATGGATAATGAAACGCTCGTATTACGACCGATGAACTGCCCGCATCACATGATGATTTACAAACAAGACATGCGTAGTTATCGTCAACTGCCTCTCCGTATCGCAGAACTAGGCATGATGCATCGTTACGAAATGTCAGGTGCCGTCTCTGGGTTACAGCGTGTAAGAGGTATGACGTTAAACGATGCCCACATTTTCTGTCGTCCAGATCAAATTAAAGATGAATTTGTTCGTGTTGTGCGTCTAGTCCAAGAAGTATATAAAGATTTTGGGCTAGAAAATTATTCGTTCCGTTTGTCTTATCGGGATCCAGAGGATAAGGAAAAGTATTTCGATGATGATGAGATGTGGAATAAAGCACAATCGATGTTAAAAGAAGCGATGGACACACTTGGTGCAGATTATTATGAAGCCATTGGAGAAGCGGCATTTTACGGCCCGAAATTAGATGTCCAAGTTAAAACGGCACTAGGTAAAGAAGAAACACTTTCGACCGTCCAGCTCGACTTCTTGCTACCTGAGCGGTTTGATTTAACGTATGTGGGAGAAGATGGGAAGCAACACCGTCCAGTCGTTGTTCACCGCGGGGTTGTATCCACAATGGAACGCTTTGTTGCGTTCTTGCTTGAAGAATATAAAGGAGCTCTGCCAACGTGGTTAGCGCCTGTGCAAGTGCAGCTCATTCCTGTTTCAAATGAAGCGCATCTGGACTACACGAAAGATGTTCAAGAAACGTTACAAGCAGCTGGAGTGCGGGTTGAGATTGATGACCGTGATGAAAAACTCGGCTACAAAATTCGTGAATCACAAATGCAAAAAATCCCTTATATGCTCGTATTAGGTGATAAAGAAGTTGAAGCAAATTCAGTCAACATTCGAAAATATGGAGAGAATGAATCAACATCAACATCCCTGAATCAATTTGTCCAGATGATTCAATCCGAAGCACGTAAATAA